CTCAATAGAATTAGAGACActttaaagaaaacattATCCATGACATCCCTGAAACCTGCAGTCACATACGATTTTCTCCATGCCAGCAAAAATGGGACGTCATTGTCATCGTCAAAATCTGGCCtcgtgaaaaaaaactctaCGTTCGTGTTGGACCCCAGACCACCAAAAAATAGCTTGATGAACGGTTGTTTCAGTACAACTCCGGAATCTCGCTCTAACTTCAATACCCCTAAAAGCCTATCTAGGCAAAATTCCTCCACCAGTGTGAAGAAATATGTCAATGAGATGGACTTGCTTCTGACGCCACGTACAGCTTCGATGAGCAGCAACGATACCACAGCTATTAACGACAACGATATCAATAACGATAATAATTCTGCAAGAAAACATGCAGCCTCATTCCAGGTAAATGTTGATGATTCTGATGGTGATGAAACCATGCAGATATAGTATTTGACCACAACTgggctttttttcttcttttttacttgGGATGGCACTTAATGAAATCTAGAAttaattattcttttcttgaaaaaataaatctaAATGTAATATATGAAAATAATTATGGTAAACTACGAATATAATAATTAAAATGCAAAATGCTGCATTTCTGAATACTTGTTCTACCCGTTGTACTATTACATTGTTTATAATGGTTAGTTTTTCGCGCCTTTCATTACCCGTCGCGTTCATTTTTCGGACATCCGAAAATTATCCATTTTAGACACTTAAGATGAGTGAGTGATGTATTGCATTGCACTCCCCCGTGTAATTGATTTACCACTTGTCCCAGTGATCATTCAGTTTATCTACCATCGTGCAAAATGTGGCTGACTGAGGCTCAAAGTATGTTTTTCTGTATTCGAAGTGCACATTGCTTCTCCTAAAAACCCTGATTCCTTCATCACTAaccaataatttttcattagaATTTGGTGTGGCTTTCACTTTTGGcggttttcttttctttttgtttggtATATTTACTCTCTTTGATCGTGCTTTATTAGCTTTGGGtaatattttgtttttaattGGGGTGTTTTTAATTATTGGTTCGCAGAAGACTtatgttttctttacaAGACCAAATAAAAGGCGTGGCTCACTGCTGTTCGTAGTTGGTTCTCTTCTGATATTATTGAAGTGgactttttttggctttatAATTGAATCGCTGGGTATTATTGGCCTTTTTGGTGACTTCTTCGGCGTTATCGTACAGTTTTTGAGGTCAATGCCCATCATTGGTCCAATACTTTCTCACCCTGCAGTTGCTCCAATCGTAGATAAATTAGCAGGTGTGCGGGTTCTTCCGGTGTAGTGGCATCTCTTTATGTGTGCATATTACGGATAAAATTATCGAACTTTCTATAGGTATAAACAGAAAAATTAATAGTATTTACATGATTATCGCTTTCCTCTACGATACTGATTCGACAAAATCTAATACAGTGTTATCATCACCATACTGGCCTACTATCTGAAGACCTATCGGGGTCCTCTCTTTCAAGGGCATTGATAGACTCGGTAGCCCAGCTAGTGACATGGGGACTGTGAAGATATCGTTGATATATGAATTGGCGGGGGATTtactttcatcttcttcaaactcTTTTAGTGTCCCAGGAAGCTTAGATGATGTTGGCACCAGTAGTACATCTAAGCcttttggattttcttCAGCATTAGTTAGAACATTTGGAAATCTGAAAATCTTGTCAAATTCATCAACCAAATCTACTCGTAGTCTCTCAGCCTTGATAAAATTGTTCTTAAACCCGTCCGAACAAAGATTATAATTACCCAAAATGATTCTATTTTTTACTTCTACCCCAAATTTAGACCTGGTAGGTGCAAATAAAATACCGTCCTTTATGTCAAGTTTGGAATCTCTGTATCCATATCTGATACCATCATACCTTGATAGATTGGAGGCAGCTTCTGCAGGCGATAGAGTATAATAAATTGGTAGACTATTTTTTACCGACGGAATGGATACGGGGTATATTTCATGCCCTAGACTCACCAGcttcttcaagaaagtAAAGTACGATTCGTGAAATTGCTTGGGCAAACCTTCGTGATTGAATTCCTTTACAATACCGATTttccaagttttttttatttttttattcttttctattAGCCCACGCAATTCCTCATTCAAGGAAGTGGGGTCTTTTGCATCATACTTATCCAACACCAGAAATACTTTTCGTAGAATATCTATCTTCTTGCTTAAAATGCCTACCGTATCTAAAGATTGAGAATAGGCTATGACGCCAAACCTAGATAAACGTCCGTAGGATGGCTTAAATCCTAAAACAGAACCGTAGCACGCAGGTAATCTAACAGAGCCACCGGTATCTGTTCCTAGGGCAAAATCTACCAGATCGCAGGCAACACTCGCAGCAGCCCCAGAGGATGAACCACCCATAATCCTTTTTTCCTCGTGAGGATATAAAGGATTGATTACGGGTCCCCTTATCGAGTGTATTCCTCCTGATCCCATTCCAAACTCATCCAAGTTTGTCTTACCTAAAATATGCACTCCGGCCTGTTTTAATAACTTTACCACGGTAGCATCATACGGCGATTTGTAATTCTCAAGTATATGCGAGGCACATGTTGTTGGAAGGTCTTTAGTGACTATATTATCTTTAATGCTCACAGCATAACCTGCCAATTCCTtacttatttcttccttatTTGATAGTGTGTAGGGCGACGGACTAACGCTGGTGAATATATTATATCTTGATTGTAGGCTGGATAGCCTTTCAAGTGACTGTTTCAAAGAACGTTTTAGGGGCATCGTTGCATGGTATGATTTTCCAGCTGAAGCCCTGCCTTTTAATTCTAATAAGGGTTTTTGTAGATTTATGAacgttctttttttctatacatgttgaaaaaaaccataTGTAAATGATAAACCTGAAGAATGCGAAGAATTTACCGCCAATGAACGTCATAGATTTAAGTGATCCAGCAATTAGTGTAGATTATGATAGTTTGATTGGTattaatgatgaagattcTCAAGGTATTTTCGAGAATGAGGTGAAGGAAGATGCACAGCAAGAACAGCGAGAAGAATTATTTCCCACTAACGATGGGCTCATTGTTGAACCCAAACGTGATGTTGAGAGCCTGAGAAGGGCTATTAGAGATCAATTGTTGTTCAATGTGCACAGGCAGAGACAGTCGGATTGTGTAGAAGAGAGGAGAGTGATCAGcgatgaagataatgaaagTCGACaacaaaaattagaaaGAATAAGGCAAGAGTTAGAGGAGCTGAGAATGGAAGATTCAGCTCTTGAAACGCAAAATGAGATTAAGGAGTTATGCAACCTTCAATCAAGGTTAGCAATAGAGTCGTCAAGAAGACTCGCCATTTTGCAAAGGGAGCTCATCGGGGAAGACAAAGGTCAAACTGCAGTGACATTACCCAATATATCGCTTGATTTGACAACCATcaagaaactaaaaaatCTAGATCAGAAAATATCGGAAATGGAACGATACGTTGGTGCACCAAAAGTTCCAGAGGACCGAGAAGATAGTAAATCGGTGTATAGTAAGGTGAATGAACTATATAGAAGCATACAACTTCTACAAGACGATGAAAAACTGCCAAAGTTTCAAGCAAGACTGATGGAACTCAATAAACAATTCGAAAACTCGTTGTTGggcaaaaaaatgcaaCGAGATCTGAGATTGAGAGATGAAACCATGAGCAAAGTTATTAAGCCCGAAAGCAAAATAAGAGAAATAAATAGCATGTATGCTATGTTCCGGCAGTATCGAGATTCGCTGCCGTTGTTGGCCGATAGAATGAAGAGTCTGAACAAAATGAACAATCGAGTATTGGAAGTGTACGAAACGACAAAAGGACTGGATTCACAGATTGCAAGCGTCCGAGAACAAGAACAGTTATGGTTCAAGACCTTAAACCAACTGGATAAAAAATTCGATGAGCAAGAGGTGAAAATTCGCCTAAACATGGATCAAATTAGGCGCAAAATCGATTCTCTCGAGGACAACGTTCTACAGAGGAGCAATAAACACAAAGTACAAGAGTGAGTCCTTTAGAACCAGATTTTTTATagtagattttttttgtatccATCCATGTAACagaaaaagggaaaatatgtgtatatacaacaacaataataataataataataatatgaAATATCCGAAAAAATACGTAAAGACAGAAATCatcaaacaaaacaaaatgtTCGCATGATAACAGCGgcctatttcttcttcattctaCCGAAGAAacccttcttcttcttcttttgcttttcctcAGTCTGTACGTGCTGTTGTGGTTGATACACAGCTTGTTCACCGTACATTTGACTGGAGGCACCACCACCCGCTTGTTGGGGCATACCGTTAGCATCGTAGGTCACGGCCGCACCAAACATGGGGAAATCAGGTCTTACGCGGAACCCGTAGGTTGGGGTTTCTAACTGTTGGGCCCAGACCGGGTCTCCAGAGACAGCATACTCGAAACTTCTAATCGTATCCAAGGGTCTTTCGTCCCTTGCTCTGGTCGGATTAGATATGTCAACCTGTGTGATCGGTTGACCAAAGACGTCGCATAGAACATGGCCTTCCTCGTtggaaaaatatgattgtCTGTTCATGTTATCGTGGAAGGTATCGGCAGCTTGTTCGAAAGGTTGGGCCTCCTGCACAGCGTCCAGGATGGGATCAGCAACAGAAGCAGTACGCATCTTCAATCTTGACTTATCGTCTTCAGAAATCTTAACATCCGAGGCACGGTTCCCTCCCTCATGATCACTCGTATTACTAATACCGGACTTCTTTCTAAAATGCATCATATTGCCCTAGTGTGCTGTTCGAGTAGTATGGTATTTCTGCAGTGCTTTATTGCTAGCTTTTGCTTGGTGGACCTGAGCAATCTTCAGGACAACGTATCGCGAATCAAActcctttcttttctattaataaaaataaacaaataaataataCAGACAGACTGCTTTGCCTCGATGGCACgaccaaaagaaaaaaaaagaaaaatttcgagcccaaaatttttttagcGCATTCAAGAGGCCGTACACCACATTTATGTGATACAGAGATGGTTTGCCGATTATTGGTATTATTGTATaaatatttgtatatacGTGGGTGTGCATATATagatttttctatttttacTTATTAGTTTCTTTGCAACAGGCAAGGATGGATTGCTTGACACTTTCGCAAGCGTTCTTAAGCTCCTCTGGGGACATGGCGGCGTTACAGCAGATTTTCAAGCTAGGGACAATTGGTAGCGTTTCCTGTTTCAGAACAATAGTGTTTCTTGTGATGAGCACGTTGTGGTTGATAAGGGCATAGTCGACTATGGATTGCaggaatttttcttcctcttcgtaTGGCGCAATGTGCTTGTTTGTGTGGGACTTCTTCTGCAAGGCTGACATGGTCTCGAATAGTTGCTCGCAGGTGTAGCCGAATTCGCGAGATCTAAACGCGGGAGTCAATTGCAAGTGGAGGACAGCGGACACTGGAGAGGATGTCACGACGAGATATGGACGCAGGGAGTCGTCGGATGCAAAGTATTCGTGCAAGGACTTGGACAGCCTTTGCAACGACTGTACTGCGTCGTTGTTCGAGTCCATCATTTTCAGCATTTTGGAGACGGATGTGACGGTGTATGCGGGCAAACAGGCAGAGAAACAGTAGGCGTTGGAGCCGATACGCTGGTGAAGACACATGACACTGTCACCGAGCACAAACCCACCGGTGGAGCCCAATGCTGTGGCCATGGACCCGACGGTGATGTCGATGGCGGTGGCACGGTCCATGTTAAAGTGCTCGGACAGCCCGCGACCCGTGGCGCCAAGAACACCGATGGAGAAGGTCTCGTCGACAAACAACCTGAACTTGTGCTTGTTCTTCAACCTGGTCAATTCGGGCAGCGGAGCCAAATCCCCAGAGTTGTGGAAGATACCCTCGGTGACGATGAATTTTCTGGGAATGGCTGGAGGcttttcgattttttcctGCTCGGTCAACTCGTTTAGCAGGCTTTCTAACGAATTCATGTCGTTATGGTTGAAGTAGTACACTGTGGATCTGCTGAGTTGCAAAGCATTCTGCACCGACAACGACACCTGGTCATCGGCCACGATAACGTCACCACGCTTGGTGAAGGCAGGCAGAACAGAAGGAGCAGCACAGAAGTCCTGTCCGTACAGCACGGCGCCCTGGGTGCCGAAGAACTGGGCCAGGTCATATTCCAACGTGTAGTGAACGTCCTGGTTACCGTAGAACCCGGCAGGCCCACAAGCGCCCACACCGTAGTTCCTGATGGTGGTCTTGACCACCTCTTCGACGGGCTCGGTGGTGGCCAGCTGCAGGAAGTTGTTCGAGGCCAGGTTGAAAACGTCCGTGTAGGTCTCCTTCAGGTTGTTTctggtgatggtgatgtGGTTCTGGATGGGCATTTCCATGGTCACGGGGATCGTGGCAACTCTCCACGCCTGCTCATCGAAGGACGAAGAGTCGACCAGTGGCTCGGGCTCCCAGTCCTCGATGAGCGTGTCGATCTCCTGGGGCGACAAGTTGGGCTTCTGCGACTGGAGACTCTTTTTCTGCTGCGGCTTGGACAGGTAGTAGATGATCCCGTACAAAATAAGGCCTATCTCGATGGTGGTCCTGTACGGATCGTCGTGGTGCGATTTCTTGATGTAAGAGACGACGAACTGGCCGCCGGGGATCTGGACCAGCACCAAGTTGAAGTAGTACCATACGTACGACGAGGTCGTGACGATGAAAGCCGGGATCGGTATTGATTTGGGCAAAACTTCCGGAATATGAGCCATTGCGTCTTTTGAAATGCGAACGAAAAAAACTCTAGACGAGCGAAATGCGTGTATTGCAGTGAAGGATAGAGCGCTCTTATAACTATGCTACTCGATGTCCTTGGAAAagattttgttttttttttgcctttccctttccctttctttttctatacTGCTTAATCTTATTTTCGTATGCTGCTGTGTGTTACTAATATGCCCCTATAAAGAAAGAGtgagtgaaaaatttgttagcaaaagaacgaaaacaaaaaggaaaaaaaatgctaagAAATTATGGCGcctcaaagaaagaaaaaaaaacaaaaaaacgcGAGTTTAGGTCTCTCGTATATGGTGATGCCTCATTAGGGTTTATGTCGCCATTTTCCGGACGTGCCCTacttcttggaaaaaaaggggTTTCCAGCCCTAACCCCTTTTTTCCGTACATAACTATGTACCTTCACACGGCAGGGGTGTGGAGGGTGGCGGttattttccatattcattttttttttttgagaacAAGGTCAAAGTTTACTGAAGCATTGTACATTGGATTACCAGCTCTTAAAGCCAGTGTGCGCAACTCGGTGCTCATTACTCGATGCAACAAACCCATTGCTGCGATTGGTACTGTAAACGTCGGTTGCAATCTTGACCTTGTGAAGCGCATGCTTATCGCTTCGCGTACCCATCTTGGTGGAACCACATCACACGGTTTGGAGGCTTCTGTGCCGCTTTTGGCTCTTGATCTCTTGTCCTCCTGGCCACCAGCTTTCGCTGGTGGCCTTCTAATACTTGCTTTCTACTGACCTTTACGTTTGGGCAGGGGACAAATCACCCGCGGGGCCTCAAAGAAGGGGTCTGCTaataaaagtaaaagaTAAGAGCTGCAACAAAAAGGTCTGAAACAAcgcttttttctcttctccTTCAGGTTGAACAGGGcaaaagagagaaagaacAAACACTACTCAAAAGAgacagttttttttttctcactCAACCGAAAACGTATTCACGCTATGAAACCAATTACCAGCTTACTATGTGGACTGGGCCTGTCCACCACTCTCGCCACGGCCATCTCGTTGCAAAGACCGCTGGGCCTAGATAAGGACATCTTGCTGCAGACGGCAGAGAAATTTGGCCTGGACTTGGACCTGGACCATCTGTTGAAGGAGTTGGACTCCAACGTACTGGACGCATGGGCTCAGATAAACGACCTGTACCCAAACCAGGTTATGAGTCTTCAAACTTCGACAAAGCCGAAGTTCCCTGAGGCCATCAAGACCAGGAAGGACTGGGACTTCGTGGTCAAGAACGACGCTATCGAAAACTACCAGCTGCGTGTCAACAAGATCAAGGACCCTAAAATCCTCGGTATCGACCCTAACGTCACACAGTACACCGGCTACTTGGACGTGGAGGACGAAGAcaagcattttttcttctggaCGTTCGAGAGTAGAAACGACCCTGCGAAGGACCCGGTCATCCTCTGGTTGAACGGTGGGCCAGGCTGCTCCTCGTTGACCGGATTGTTCTTTGAATTGGGGCCCTCGTCCATCGGTCCCGATTTGAAACCGATCGGAAACCCGTACTCGTGGAACAGTAACGCCACCGTGATCTTCCTTGACCAACCCGTCAACGTTGGGTTCTCCTATTCCGGGACCTCCGGTGTCTCGAACACCGTCGCCGCCGGCAAGGACGTCTACAATTTCCTGGAACTGTTCTTCGATCAGTTCCCCGAATACGTCAACAACGGCCAGGATTTCCACATTGCTGGAGAGTCCTACGCTGGCCATTACATCCCCGTTTTTGCCTCCGAGATCTTGTCGCACAAGGACAGGAGTTTCAACTTGACCTCCGTCCTCATCGGCAATGGTCTCACCGACCCGTTGACCCAGTACAACTACTACGAGCCAATGGCGTGCGGCGAAGGCGGTGAACCTTCCGTTTTACCCTCCGAAGAATGTTCCGCTATGGAGGACTCTCTGGAACGTTGTCTGGGGCTGATCGAGTCGTGTTACAATTCCCAATCCGTCTGGTCCTGTGTTCCCGCCACTATCTATTGTAACAACGCCCAGTTGGCTCCTTACCAGCGCACCGGTAGAAACGTCTACGACATCAGAAAGGATTGTGAAGGCGGCAGTCTGTGCTACCCAGCCTTACAAGATATCGACGACTACCTGAACCAGGACTACGTCAAGGAGGCCGTCGGCGCAGAGGTCGACCACTACGAGTCCTGCAATTTCGACATCAACAGAAACTTCTTGTTCGCAGGTGACTGGATGAAGCCTTACCACACAGCCGTCACGAATCTTTTGAACCAAGACCTGCCTATCCTGGTCTACGCAGGTGACAAGGACTTCATCTGCAACTGGTTGGGTAACAAGGCATGGACCGACGTCCTGCCATGGAAGttcgatgaagaatttgcCAGCCAAAAAGTACGTAATTGGACCGCCTCCATCACCGACGAGGTCGCTGGCGAAGTCAAGTCCTACAAGCATTTCACCTACCTGAGAGTCTTCAACGGTGGTCACATGGTTCCATTTGACGTCCCTGAAAATTCCCTAAGTATGGTCAACGAATGGATCCACGGCGACTTCTCCTTGTAAAGCGAATAGTTGTAAACAtgactttttttatgtatcCACCGGGActgaaataaataaatatatatatatatacgtatatgTATTCGTTCCATATTATAGCTTTATCTGTTATGGGCTCTGTTGCTCTTTTACTTCATTTCGTAACGtcagttttatttttaagTATTATTGTCCCTAATTTTCCGCTGAAGGGAGAGGAATCAGCCtccagaaaaaagaagccatcagaaaaaaagagaattgaACAATAGAACGGTGCACAGTGCTCCTCGACTCACGCAATAGTAAACAAGTTCTTTCAACCATTAGATTCGCAAAAACATGTCCCAGCCTGCTCCCATTATAACCACCAAATCAGCGGACAAGccaaaaccaaaaattttcaacttgtttCGTGTTTGCCTCATTTCACTGTTATTAATCGCTGCCGTGGAATATTTCAAGTATGGTACAAGAATTAATTACGAATGGTTCCACTGCACCCCAATCAATGAGCCTCAATCTGGTTCAGTAATCAAACTTTGGGCTCGTGGTGGGCCAAGTTGTGATAAAAGAGGCGAATATAAGACTATCGTAAAGAGAATCACAAGAGACTACGAACCAAACGATGAGCATCTATCCTTCTGTATTattgaaaacgaaaacGTTCCACCCGTTCATTACCCCATTCACGAGGACAAAGGTGAACCAGGCTACGTGGCTTACGTAGGTTACGATACGGACTCCGAATTGGTTCAAAAATTATGTGCTGATTCCACTATTTATCACATGTgagttctttcttttacaTACATAAACATAGAAAAAAGGCAACCCCAATATAGGTATTTACCAATGTGTATGCACATCTATATTTAtacattcaaagaaaaataagatcGCTCAGGATGAAAGGAACGTTACCTTCTCGTTTCTGATATTTTCGAATTCTTCCTATGTTTCATAAACATCTTGCCCAGTTCCTCTTGGATGTTAACCTGGAAAGAAGTTAAAGATTGCGCTTCATTGAGATCATAAAAATTGTATATTTCCCTGCCATCCTTCATTCCATCCGTTGTGGGAACAAAGTTCGTGTATCGCGTCAAAAATTGGACATCTTCCACCTCAGTGGGCTCGAATCTTTCGTCTATTGTTTTTATTAATCCAATAGAATCACAACCCTTTGGAATTGATATTCTACTGCGCTTGACCATTTCAATATAATCTTCCATATCCCTACCCTCAACAGCATGTTTCAGTATCTCCTGATACTTCAAACCCAGCGCTTTctcatcttcctcttcattaCGGTGTTCATCTATATAAAACAATGAGCTATCATTAAAATAGCAAAACGATCTTAATGATTGCAAAACGAAGTCGATATGCGCTGACTGCCATACGGTAGTGTTCCTTTGTAAACTGAAGATTTTGTCACTGTTTAAGCACCACACGGAAAattcattgtcatcattCAACTGCTTTATACTGCTGAAGGTGCTGAATAGTTCTCCTAACCACAGTTGTTGATCATTTGATGACCAATCTAACAATATGAGCCAGTGGATCTTCGAAGACCGTTCTTGAAGGAAAGGTTTCAAGAGATTTAATGCATCGGGACCACTTTTAATCAGTGTATACACATCTAAACTACAGTGTTGTTCTAAATCATTTGTCCACCCTATCGTCGCAAAATTAACCAACTTGGTATCTAATAGCGAGCTGGTTCCCTCTGGAAAACAAAGGGTCGTAAATTGATGTAATGTTTCACTCGATAGGGAATGTATgactgctgttgttgcaaCGGTTCCTTTAGTATTGGTTACGGGTTCACTCTGAGCCAATAATTCGTCCCATGCATTTCCCATTATCCACGAGAACACACAATTCCCCTGCTCTCTctactttgaaaaattggtagACGTgctattttttgtttacctttttgattttttttttttcaatacaTATATTGTTTAGGTaagaatacaaaaaaagttatgTTTAGGAATGGGCgcatttcaaaaataatttaCACTGCACGcccaactgaaaaattttcggAATACTCTATCAATAATCTGCACAATTATATAATCCGATATCAACTTCAGCCTTCATATCTGATGAATTGTTAGCGATCGATTCAcgtttttcttccaattcttgtAGATAACCGTCTTCAACACCTGTGACGTAACTCCCAGTAAAAACACCATCTTCGAACTTGCTTATTTTATCGGTTTTGCAGCAGTCAATCAAATCTTCCAGTGATTGATAAATTACCTTTTCACAACCAATCACATCCGCCACTTCCTCATCAGTTCTGTTATAAGCAATTAAATTTTTTGTGTCTGTCAAGTCGATACCGTATATGTGGTTATAACGAATGGCTGGGGCAGCTGATGCAAAGTAAACTTTTGTTGCGCCTGATTCCTTGGCCATATTAACGATTTCCTTGGAAGTAGTACCTCTAACAATGGAATCATCCACTATCAGAACGTTTTTACCCTTAAATTCGGACTCCATAGGGTTAAGCTTCCTCCTCACTGAAGAAACTCTTTCTCTTTGGTTTGGCATGATGAATGTTCTACCAACATACCTATTCTTAACAAAGCCCTCTCTGTACGGCTTGCCTAAAACATTGGCGCATTCTAAGGCGCATGTCCTGGCGGTATCCGGGACAGGAATTACAACATCAATGTCTTCTGGCTTCAACTGCTTCAAGATGTTTTCTGCTAATTTAGAACCCATGGCCAATCTTGTGTGGTAAACTGATATACCATCCAAGACACTGTCCGGCCTAGCAAAATACACATACTCGAACAAATCAGGTCTATAGGAGTTTATAGGGACCACCTGCTTGAATTCAGGTTCGCCTCTACTACAGTTCTTGGGGATAATGACTGCCTCACCAGGCTTCAAATCACGGTATTTCGTGAAGTTGTGAGCTTTGAAAACAACACTCTCTGAAGCTAGCATATAGTCTTTGGTACCGTCTGAATTTTCCCTCTCGCCGAATAGTAAGGGTCTAATACCGTTTGGATCTCTGAACCCGAATAGTGCAAACCCGGCCAGCAAACCGACACAGGCGTAACCACCACGACATAAACGGTAAACCCCCTCTAAGGCGTGGAAGACATCTTCGTTGTTAACTCTGTACTTGTTGTGCTTTTCTAATTCAGCAGcgaaaatattcaatagTAACTCAGAATCACTGTCTGTGTTGATATGTCTATGAACATCTTCATCCATATATCTCTTTAGTGAGGCAGTATTCACTAGATTACCGTTATGTGCCATATTAATACCGTAAGGACTGTTAACGTAAAAGGGTTGTGCCTCTGAGTTAGCGGAAGAACCGGCAGTAGGATACCTCAAGTGGGCAATACCCATGGAACCAGCAAGTCCTGAAACACGTTGTTGCGTGAAAACATCACGAGCCATACCATTACCTTTACATTGGTATATTCTACCACGAGAACCACAGGTAGCTATACCAGCTGCATCTTGTCCACGGTGttgtaaaaaaatgcatcCATCACACAATTCCGGAGCTACTGGAGTGTTTTGGTTTGCCAACACAATACCTAAAATACCACACATTCTGCTCTTCTGCTATATGCTGTACTTCTTTCCTTGCTTAACTTGTAATAACGGAACCTGTTCTCAAGATGAATCCTTCCCAACTATGACTTTAAAGTAAACTGAACTGTACGGTGGAtgttaaaaattttcttcagttaAAAAAACGAAGGAAATTACCTTGacttgatgaaaaaatatcagatATATTGACAAACCTATTACTAAATCTGTAAGTAACCAAACTTTAAATACACCTCAACCTCTGTCATTTGCCACAAGGTCACTCATTCGTATTCATGATTCCAGGatttatattattattcatGTTCGCTCTAACTCTGTTCTGCTATTCGCGGCAGGAAGAGTCAATCCACCCGGTCATTGAAAAACCGCGGAGAATAATGTttaattttccttttcctctttgaaaTTCCTCAAAAGAGACTTATAAATGTATACTTTATTACTTACTAGTGAGCATTCATAGTGCTTGCTCGTCTTTGAGTTCGTTCTCTAAATGACTCAAATCTTCTTGTATGGTCCACAGTTCGCGGTAGAGCGAACCAGGTGTGGCCAACAGTTCAATATGCTTACCATCCTCTTTTACTGTTCCGTTGTCGAGGACGATGATTTTGTCTGCATCTGCAATGGTTCTCAATCTATGTGCAATGTACACACTTGTTCTCGAACCAGAAGGGAAGTTACTTCTAATAGTCCGTAAGAGGGCTTGTTCTGTGTGTGTATCCAACGCACTCGTGGCCTCATCGAAAAACATAATC
The window above is part of the Saccharomyces kudriavzevii IFO 1802 strain IFO1802 genome assembly, chromosome: 13 genome. Proteins encoded here:
- the ADE4 gene encoding amidophosphoribosyltransferase (similar to Saccharomyces cerevisiae ADE4 (YMR300C); ancestral locus Anc_5.21); the encoded protein is MCGILGIVLANQNTPVAPELCDGCIFLQHRGQDAAGIATCGSRGRIYQCKGNGMARDVFTQQRVSGLAGSMGIAHLRYPTAGSSANSEAQPFYVNSPYGINMAHNGNLVNTASLKRYMDEDVHRHINTDSDSELLLNIFAAELEKHNKYRVNNEDVFHALEGVYRLCRGGYACVGLLAGFALFGFRDPNGIRPLLFGERENSDGTKDYMLASESVVFKAHNFTKYRDLKPGEAVIIPKNCSRGEPEFKQVVPINSYRPDLFEYVYFARPDSVLDGISVYHTRLAMGSKLAENILKQLKPEDIDVVIPVPDTARTCALECANVLGKPYREGFVKNRYVGRTFIMPNQRERVSSVRRKLNPMESEFKGKNVLIVDDSIVRGTTSKEIVNMAKESGATKVYFASAAPAIRYNHIYGIDLTDTKNLIAYNRTDEEVADVIGCEKVIYQSLEDLIDCCKTDKISKFEDGVFTGSYVTGVEDGYLQELEEKRESIANNSSDMKAEVDIGLYNCADY